The following are encoded in a window of Bradyrhizobium guangdongense genomic DNA:
- a CDS encoding cytochrome b/b6 domain-containing protein, giving the protein MSSLTMTDEQISAIKAKVIQPVWVRVMHWTNAFAMILMILSGWQIYNASPLFGFSFPRDYTLGGWLGGGLLWHFAAMWLLMVNGLAYLVTGFATGRFRKKLLPITPSGVLHDVRAALTFKLGHDDLTVYNYVQRLLYAGIIVVGVLIVLSGLSMWKPVQLHWLVTLFGDYPTARYVHFFCMAAICAFLVVHVLLALLVPKSLRAMIIGR; this is encoded by the coding sequence ATGTCGAGCCTCACGATGACCGACGAGCAGATCAGCGCCATCAAGGCCAAGGTGATCCAGCCGGTCTGGGTCCGCGTCATGCACTGGACCAACGCGTTTGCCATGATCCTGATGATCCTGTCGGGCTGGCAGATCTACAATGCCTCGCCGCTGTTCGGCTTCAGCTTCCCGCGCGACTACACGCTGGGCGGCTGGCTCGGCGGCGGCCTGCTCTGGCATTTTGCGGCGATGTGGCTGTTGATGGTCAACGGCCTTGCCTATCTCGTCACCGGTTTCGCCACCGGCCGTTTCCGGAAAAAGCTGCTGCCGATCACGCCCTCGGGCGTGCTGCACGACGTCAGGGCGGCGCTGACTTTCAAGCTCGGTCATGACGATCTCACCGTCTACAATTACGTCCAGCGCCTGCTCTATGCCGGCATCATCGTGGTCGGCGTGCTGATCGTGCTGTCGGGCCTGTCGATGTGGAAGCCGGTGCAGCTGCATTGGCTGGTGACGCTGTTCGGCGATTACCCAACGGCGCGCTACGTCCATTTCTTCTGCATGGCCGCGATCTGCGCTTTCCTCGTCGTTCACGTGCTGCTCGCGCTGCTGGTGCCGAAGAGCCTGCGCGCGATGATCATCGGCCGTTGA
- a CDS encoding SDR family oxidoreductase produces MTKSGKRVAWVTGGGSGIGEAGAEALAADGWTVVVSGRRKDALEGVVAKITTAGGTAQALALDVADAAAAQKAADQIVAKHGRIDLLVNNAGINVPKRSWKDMELEGWDKLVQVNLNGVLYCMRAVLPTMRKQQDGSIINVSSWAGRHVSKMPGPAYTTTKHAVLALTHSFNMDECVNGLRACCLMPGEVATPILKLRPVVPSAEEQAKMLQPEDLGRTIAFIASMPPRVCINELLISPTHNRGFIQTPNNRD; encoded by the coding sequence ATGACAAAATCAGGGAAACGCGTGGCTTGGGTCACCGGCGGCGGCAGCGGCATCGGGGAGGCCGGGGCCGAGGCACTGGCAGCCGACGGCTGGACGGTGGTGGTGTCCGGCCGCCGCAAGGACGCCCTGGAAGGCGTGGTGGCCAAGATAACCACGGCCGGAGGGACCGCCCAGGCGCTGGCGCTTGATGTGGCTGACGCGGCCGCGGCCCAGAAGGCGGCCGATCAGATCGTGGCGAAGCACGGCCGCATCGACCTGCTCGTCAACAATGCCGGCATCAACGTCCCCAAGCGCAGCTGGAAGGACATGGAACTGGAAGGCTGGGACAAGCTGGTCCAGGTGAATCTCAACGGCGTGCTCTATTGCATGCGCGCGGTGCTGCCGACGATGCGCAAGCAGCAGGACGGCTCGATCATCAACGTCTCGTCCTGGGCCGGCCGTCACGTCTCCAAGATGCCGGGCCCGGCCTACACCACCACCAAGCATGCAGTGCTGGCGCTGACCCACTCCTTCAACATGGACGAATGCGTCAACGGCCTGCGTGCCTGCTGCCTGATGCCGGGTGAAGTCGCGACGCCGATCCTGAAGCTCCGCCCCGTGGTGCCGAGCGCGGAAGAACAGGCCAAGATGCTGCAGCCGGAAGATCTCGGACGCACCATCGCGTTCATCGCGTCAATGCCGCCGCGCGTGTGCATCAACGAGCTCTTGATCAGCCCGACGCACAATCGCGGGTTTATCCAGACACCGAATAATAGGGATTGA
- a CDS encoding YbfB/YjiJ family MFS transporter, with the protein MHAPDRPPPAHPARLILTLSLAATVGLGIGRFAYALVLPDMREDLGWSYSAAGFMNTINAVGYLVGALAASRLIRRVGWSAAIRGGTLACVAALATCALTGNFIALSLARLVLGLGAAAGFVAGGALAATIAQTRPERANFLLSLFYAGPGIGILSSGLIAPFTLQHFGPGSWWIVWWAMTLLAAAMTVPLFLVRIESRARFSEDSHASFAIVPVLIYLAAYFLFGAGYIAYMTFMIAYVRDGGGGAAAQAAFWSLIGLSAFVTPWAWRGVLALDRGGLATAIILGTNALGAALPILGHSPAWLGISAVVFGVAFFAVVGSTTAFVRFNYPPEVWPTAIAAMTISFGVGQTLGPIVVGAITDALGSLSYALNVSAALLALGAVLALLQRKLGPAKSPVP; encoded by the coding sequence TTGCACGCCCCTGACCGTCCACCCCCAGCCCATCCCGCGCGGCTGATCCTGACCCTGTCGCTGGCCGCGACCGTCGGGCTCGGCATCGGCCGTTTTGCCTATGCGCTGGTGCTGCCCGACATGCGGGAGGACCTCGGCTGGTCCTATTCGGCGGCCGGGTTCATGAACACCATCAACGCGGTCGGCTATCTCGTGGGCGCACTGGCCGCGTCGCGGCTGATCCGGCGCGTCGGCTGGTCAGCGGCGATCCGCGGCGGAACATTGGCCTGCGTCGCCGCGCTCGCCACCTGCGCGCTGACGGGGAATTTCATCGCGCTGAGCCTGGCGCGCCTGGTGCTGGGCCTCGGGGCCGCGGCCGGCTTCGTTGCCGGCGGCGCGCTGGCTGCGACGATCGCGCAGACGCGTCCGGAGCGCGCCAATTTCCTGCTGAGCCTGTTTTACGCCGGGCCCGGCATCGGCATTCTCTCCTCGGGGCTGATCGCCCCGTTCACGCTGCAGCATTTCGGTCCGGGATCCTGGTGGATCGTGTGGTGGGCGATGACGCTGCTCGCGGCCGCGATGACGGTGCCCTTGTTCCTGGTCCGGATCGAGAGCCGCGCGCGCTTCTCCGAAGACAGCCACGCCTCCTTCGCCATCGTTCCCGTGCTGATCTATCTCGCCGCCTATTTCCTGTTCGGCGCCGGCTACATCGCCTACATGACCTTCATGATCGCCTATGTCCGCGACGGCGGGGGCGGCGCCGCGGCGCAGGCGGCGTTCTGGAGCCTGATCGGCCTATCCGCCTTCGTCACGCCCTGGGCCTGGCGCGGCGTGCTGGCGCTGGACCGCGGCGGCCTCGCCACCGCGATCATCCTCGGCACCAACGCGCTGGGCGCGGCCCTGCCGATCCTCGGCCATTCGCCGGCATGGCTCGGAATCTCGGCGGTGGTGTTCGGCGTCGCCTTCTTCGCCGTGGTCGGCTCGACCACTGCCTTCGTGCGCTTCAACTATCCGCCGGAGGTGTGGCCGACCGCGATCGCGGCGATGACGATCTCGTTCGGCGTCGGCCAGACGCTCGGCCCGATCGTGGTCGGCGCGATCACCGATGCGCTGGGGAGCTTGAGTTACGCACTGAACGTGTCCGCGGCGCTGCTGGCACTGGGTGCGGTGCTGGCGTTGCTGCAACGGAAGCTGGGGCCCGCCAAATCACCGGTGCCGTAG
- a CDS encoding fasciclin domain-containing protein has protein sequence MSKRIAYLTAAALSALAVTATVVAPVRAEEKTVMVGGAAMFPSKNIVQNAVNSKDHTTLVAAVKAAGLVPTLEGKGPFTVFAPTNAAFGKLPAGTVDNLVKPENKATLTKILTYHVVPGKLEASDLKDGQKLKTVEGEELTVKKSGSSVMIVDAKGGSSTVTIPNVNQSNGVIHVVDTVLMPAT, from the coding sequence ATGTCGAAGCGCATTGCCTACCTCACCGCTGCTGCCCTCAGCGCCCTGGCCGTCACCGCGACCGTCGTCGCGCCCGTGCGTGCCGAGGAAAAGACCGTCATGGTCGGCGGCGCCGCGATGTTCCCGTCCAAGAACATCGTCCAGAACGCCGTCAACTCGAAGGACCACACCACGCTTGTTGCGGCGGTGAAGGCGGCCGGCCTGGTGCCGACGCTGGAAGGCAAGGGCCCGTTCACCGTGTTCGCGCCGACCAATGCCGCCTTCGGCAAGCTGCCGGCCGGCACCGTCGACAACTTGGTCAAGCCCGAGAACAAGGCGACCCTGACCAAGATCCTTACCTATCACGTGGTGCCCGGCAAGCTCGAAGCCTCCGACCTGAAGGACGGTCAGAAGCTGAAGACCGTCGAGGGCGAAGAACTCACCGTCAAGAAGTCCGGCAGCTCCGTCATGATCGTCGACGCCAAGGGCGGCTCCTCCACCGTGACGATTCCCAACGTCAACCAGTCCAACGGCGTGATCCATGTGGTCGACACCGTGCTGATGCCGGCGACGTAA
- a CDS encoding helix-turn-helix transcriptional regulator translates to MGSVSYLDRYPLLRSRDSEFARDRLFAEYGADRFDRRGDTFGVQANFALLNAIGIAFCAYDGEASLAFPESQILRQFFSIQGHASFRTHGDSRPIEAWSPVVMGDTRLNLSFGPGYRQLVVRIDTLATERLLKSMIGDDSGARLRFVASEPDPAVMTHLRHDVFRFAEELEKFGHEYSPVAIAELERALMVRMLLAHRHNFTDRLQRSPPGANRTVIDIVESYIEAHWDEPLDLEMIAGIANVSVRTVFREFSDAGRGSPGQFARRIRLHRAAEMLRRPDGQTSVLAVAFKCGFRNLGRFASEYRREVGELPSETLKNARRRS, encoded by the coding sequence ATACGGCGCCGACCGATTCGACAGGCGCGGCGATACGTTTGGCGTCCAGGCGAATTTTGCTCTCCTCAATGCGATCGGCATCGCGTTCTGCGCCTATGACGGCGAGGCATCGCTCGCATTTCCCGAATCGCAAATCCTCCGCCAGTTCTTCTCGATTCAGGGCCATGCAAGCTTCAGAACCCATGGGGACAGCCGGCCGATCGAGGCCTGGAGTCCGGTCGTGATGGGGGACACCCGGCTGAATCTCAGCTTCGGACCGGGCTATCGTCAGCTGGTGGTGAGGATAGACACGCTTGCGACGGAGCGCCTGCTGAAGAGCATGATCGGCGACGATTCCGGCGCGAGACTGCGCTTCGTTGCGAGCGAGCCCGATCCCGCGGTCATGACGCATCTGCGCCACGATGTTTTCAGATTTGCAGAGGAGCTGGAGAAGTTCGGGCACGAATACTCACCCGTCGCCATCGCCGAACTCGAGCGGGCATTGATGGTGCGAATGCTTCTGGCGCACAGGCACAACTTCACGGATCGGCTGCAGCGCTCGCCGCCGGGCGCCAACCGGACCGTGATCGATATCGTCGAATCCTACATCGAGGCTCATTGGGACGAACCGCTCGACCTGGAAATGATCGCCGGGATTGCCAATGTGAGCGTGCGGACCGTTTTCAGAGAGTTTTCCGATGCCGGACGCGGTTCGCCCGGCCAGTTCGCGCGGCGCATTCGCCTCCATCGCGCGGCGGAGATGCTACGCCGGCCTGACGGGCAGACCAGCGTACTCGCGGTGGCCTTCAAATGCGGCTTCAGAAACCTTGGCCGCTTCGCATCCGAGTACCGGCGCGAGGTCGGCGAGCTGCCGTCCGAGACGTTGAAGAATGCGAGACGAAGGTCGTAG
- the leuB gene encoding 3-isopropylmalate dehydrogenase, whose product MATHKLLLLPGDGIGPEVMGEVKRLIDWLNSSGIAKFETDTGLVGGSAYDAHKVSISEGDMAKAKDADAVIFGAVGGPKWDAVPYEVRPEAGLLRLRKDLALFANLRPAVCYPALADASSLKREAVEGLDIMIVRELTGGVYFGEPKTITDLGNGQKRAIDTQVYDTYEIERIGRVAFELARKRKNKVTSMEKRNVMKSGVLWNEVMTQVHKREYPDVTLEHQLADSGGMMLVKWPKQFDVIVTDNLFGDMLSDIAAMLTGSLGMLPSASLGEVDVKTKKRKALYEPVHGSAPDIAGKGLANPIAMISSFGMALRYSFDMGALADKVDQAIAAVLANGLRTADIKSEGTTSVSTTQMGEAILKELQKLHA is encoded by the coding sequence ATGGCGACCCACAAATTGCTGCTGCTCCCCGGCGACGGTATCGGCCCCGAGGTGATGGGCGAGGTGAAGCGGCTGATCGATTGGCTCAATTCATCGGGGATCGCCAAGTTCGAGACCGATACCGGCCTCGTCGGCGGCTCGGCCTATGACGCCCACAAGGTGTCGATCTCGGAAGGCGACATGGCCAAGGCCAAGGACGCCGACGCCGTGATCTTCGGTGCGGTCGGCGGTCCGAAGTGGGATGCGGTGCCCTACGAGGTCCGCCCCGAAGCCGGCCTCTTGCGCCTGCGCAAGGATCTCGCTTTGTTCGCCAACCTGCGTCCCGCCGTCTGCTATCCGGCGCTGGCGGATGCTTCGAGCCTGAAGCGCGAGGCGGTCGAAGGCCTCGACATCATGATCGTGCGCGAGCTCACCGGCGGCGTCTATTTCGGCGAGCCCAAGACCATCACCGACCTCGGCAACGGTCAGAAGCGCGCCATCGATACCCAGGTCTACGACACCTATGAGATCGAGCGCATCGGCCGCGTCGCCTTCGAGCTTGCCCGGAAGCGCAAGAACAAGGTGACGTCGATGGAGAAGCGCAACGTCATGAAGTCGGGCGTGCTCTGGAACGAGGTGATGACCCAGGTGCACAAGCGCGAATATCCCGACGTCACGCTCGAGCATCAGCTCGCCGATTCCGGCGGCATGATGCTGGTGAAATGGCCGAAGCAGTTCGACGTCATCGTCACCGACAATCTGTTCGGCGACATGCTGTCCGACATCGCGGCGATGCTGACGGGATCGCTCGGCATGCTGCCCTCGGCTTCGCTCGGCGAGGTCGACGTCAAGACCAAGAAGCGCAAGGCGCTGTACGAGCCGGTGCACGGCTCTGCCCCTGATATCGCCGGCAAGGGCCTCGCCAATCCCATCGCGATGATCTCGTCCTTCGGCATGGCGCTGCGCTACTCCTTCGACATGGGCGCGCTCGCCGACAAGGTCGACCAAGCCATCGCCGCAGTGCTCGCCAACGGTCTTCGCACCGCCGACATCAAGTCGGAAGGCACCACTTCCGTCTCGACCACGCAGATGGGCGAAGCGATCCTGAAGGAATTGCAGAAGCTGCACGCGTAA
- a CDS encoding molybdopterin-binding protein, producing MAKRSFLISGVDKRLLIKDSLKTMPDLTRRRFIAGGASLGALTLLTGCDVVDSSSAEEMLKTVSKFNDAVQAFIFNPDALAPTFPESAITKPFPFNAYYDLDDAPDVDGDDWKLEVRGLVDNKKSWTLPELYKLPQFTQITRHICVEGWSAIGSWTGTPLRDFLKLVGADTRAKYVWFQCADKDGYNSPLDMRTALHPQTQMTFKYAGEVLPRAYGFPMKIRVPTKLGFKNPKYVVSMEVTNDYKGGYWEDQGYNSFSGS from the coding sequence ATGGCCAAGCGTTCATTCCTGATATCCGGCGTCGACAAGCGGCTGCTGATCAAGGATTCCCTCAAGACAATGCCGGACCTGACCCGTCGCCGCTTCATCGCGGGCGGCGCCAGCTTGGGCGCGCTGACGCTGCTCACGGGCTGCGATGTCGTCGACTCCTCCTCGGCCGAGGAGATGCTGAAGACGGTCTCGAAGTTCAACGACGCCGTGCAGGCTTTCATCTTCAATCCCGATGCGCTGGCGCCGACCTTCCCCGAAAGCGCGATCACGAAGCCGTTCCCGTTCAACGCCTATTACGATCTCGACGACGCGCCTGATGTCGACGGCGACGACTGGAAGCTCGAAGTGCGCGGCCTCGTGGACAACAAGAAGTCGTGGACATTGCCCGAGCTCTACAAGCTCCCGCAATTCACCCAGATCACCCGCCATATCTGCGTCGAAGGCTGGAGCGCGATCGGCAGCTGGACCGGCACGCCCCTGCGCGATTTCCTCAAGCTTGTGGGCGCCGATACGCGCGCGAAATACGTCTGGTTCCAATGCGCCGACAAGGACGGCTACAACTCGCCGCTGGACATGCGCACCGCGCTGCATCCGCAGACGCAGATGACGTTCAAATACGCGGGCGAGGTTTTGCCGCGCGCCTACGGCTTCCCGATGAAGATCCGCGTGCCGACAAAGCTCGGCTTCAAGAACCCGAAATACGTGGTCTCGATGGAGGTCACCAACGACTACAAGGGCGGCTATTGGGAAGACCAGGGCTACAATTCGTTCAGCGGAAGCTGA
- a CDS encoding HpcH/HpaI aldolase/citrate lyase family protein, with protein sequence MTRPRRSHLFMPGSNPRALEKARNLAADGLILDLEDSVAPDAKRTARDGIAAAIAAKGFGKREILIRTNGLDSPWWAEDVAMAAKASPDGILVPKVSSIEDLQTIGRDLAGLGAAPTVKVWAMIETARAVLHAEELAEAGRDPKTRLTGFVFGPNDISRETRIKMLPGRAAMIPMITHCILATRAAGLEILDGPYSDIANPDGFATECAQGRDLGFDGKTLIHPSQIEACNAIFTPPEEEVARARKIIAAFELPENVSRGAIRLDGAMVERLHADMARRTIEIADAIAAMGKA encoded by the coding sequence ATGACCCGCCCGCGCCGCAGCCATCTGTTCATGCCCGGCTCCAACCCCCGCGCGCTGGAGAAGGCACGGAATCTGGCCGCCGACGGCTTGATCCTGGACCTCGAAGACTCGGTTGCCCCCGACGCCAAGAGGACGGCACGCGACGGTATCGCCGCCGCGATCGCGGCCAAGGGCTTTGGCAAGCGCGAGATCCTGATCCGCACCAACGGCCTCGATTCGCCCTGGTGGGCGGAGGACGTCGCGATGGCCGCCAAGGCCTCGCCTGACGGCATTCTGGTTCCAAAAGTTTCAAGCATCGAGGATCTCCAGACCATCGGCCGCGACCTCGCCGGGCTCGGTGCCGCGCCGACGGTGAAGGTCTGGGCGATGATCGAGACCGCCCGCGCGGTGCTGCATGCCGAGGAGCTGGCCGAGGCCGGTCGCGACCCCAAGACGCGCCTGACAGGCTTCGTGTTCGGCCCGAACGACATCTCGCGCGAGACCCGGATCAAGATGCTGCCCGGCCGCGCCGCGATGATCCCGATGATCACCCATTGCATCCTGGCAACGCGCGCCGCGGGCCTAGAGATCCTCGATGGTCCCTACAGCGACATCGCCAATCCTGACGGCTTCGCCACCGAATGCGCGCAAGGCCGCGACCTCGGCTTCGACGGCAAGACGCTGATCCATCCTTCGCAGATCGAAGCCTGCAACGCGATCTTCACGCCGCCGGAAGAGGAAGTGGCGCGCGCCCGCAAGATCATCGCGGCGTTCGAGCTGCCGGAAAACGTCTCGCGCGGCGCCATCCGTCTCGATGGCGCGATGGTGGAGCGCCTGCACGCCGACATGGCGCGGCGGACGATCGAGATCGCCGATGCGATCGCGGCGATGGGGAAGGCTTGA
- a CDS encoding IS1182 family transposase has protein sequence MLRKPSPQQTELEMVSLDGLVPKDHLLRKIDAVIDFSFIHDRVAGLYCPDNGRPPLDPTLMFKALFIGYLFGIRSERQLVREIEVNVAYRWFLGLKLTDPVFDASTLSQNRRRRYNDTAVAQDIFDAVVEQAITKGLVDGTVLYTDSTHLKANANKNRYDTAVVAKSRADYWDALDAAIEEDRLAHGKKPLQEKARQPVEKETKVSRTDPDAGYMVREGKPKGFFYLDHRTVDGRLGIITDTYATPANVHDSIVYLGRLDRQRERFDFDVGAVGLDAGYATSGIAQGLEQRGILGVTGYRRPTPPRSGMMASSQFHYDAAVDGYRCPKGQLLAYATTDRTGYRHYKSEPAICRACPLLASCTSSSNATRLIIRHVWADARERTDAHRLTPWGKRIYKRRKETVERSFADAKQLHGHRYARFRGLLAVTGQCLLAAAAQNIKKIALALTPRHAPA, from the coding sequence ATGCTTCGCAAACCCTCGCCGCAACAGACCGAGCTGGAGATGGTCAGTCTCGACGGTCTGGTTCCGAAGGATCACCTGCTTCGCAAGATCGATGCGGTGATCGATTTTTCCTTTATCCACGATCGGGTTGCAGGGCTTTATTGCCCGGACAATGGCCGCCCACCGCTGGATCCGACCTTGATGTTCAAGGCGCTGTTCATTGGTTACCTGTTCGGCATTCGCTCCGAACGGCAGCTCGTACGAGAGATCGAGGTCAACGTCGCCTACCGCTGGTTTTTGGGGCTGAAGCTGACCGATCCGGTGTTCGACGCCTCAACGCTGAGCCAGAACCGGCGGCGGCGCTACAACGACACGGCCGTTGCGCAGGACATCTTTGATGCCGTCGTGGAGCAGGCGATCACCAAGGGGCTGGTCGATGGCACAGTGCTGTATACCGACTCGACCCACCTCAAGGCCAACGCCAACAAGAACCGCTACGATACAGCGGTGGTTGCCAAATCGCGCGCCGATTACTGGGATGCGCTCGACGCGGCGATCGAGGAAGATCGGCTAGCCCACGGCAAAAAGCCCCTGCAAGAGAAGGCGCGCCAGCCAGTCGAGAAAGAGACCAAGGTCTCCCGAACTGATCCGGATGCCGGCTACATGGTGCGCGAGGGCAAGCCGAAGGGCTTCTTCTATCTCGACCATCGCACCGTCGACGGCCGGCTCGGCATCATCACAGATACCTATGCCACGCCTGCCAATGTGCACGACTCGATCGTCTATCTGGGCAGGCTTGACCGCCAGCGAGAGCGCTTTGACTTTGACGTCGGCGCCGTCGGGCTCGATGCTGGCTACGCTACCTCAGGCATCGCTCAGGGCCTGGAGCAACGCGGCATTCTCGGGGTCACCGGCTATCGCCGCCCAACCCCGCCGCGCTCAGGCATGATGGCGAGCAGCCAATTCCACTACGACGCGGCTGTGGACGGCTACCGCTGCCCGAAAGGTCAACTGCTGGCCTATGCCACAACCGACCGCACAGGCTACCGCCACTACAAGAGCGAGCCGGCGATCTGCCGGGCTTGTCCGTTGCTGGCCTCCTGCACATCGAGCAGCAATGCCACCCGTCTGATCATCCGCCATGTCTGGGCCGACGCGCGCGAACGCACCGATGCCCATCGGCTCACCCCCTGGGGTAAACGCATCTACAAACGCCGCAAAGAGACCGTCGAGCGTTCCTTCGCCGACGCCAAGCAGCTTCACGGTCACCGCTACGCCCGCTTCCGGGGCCTGCTTGCCGTCACCGGCCAATGCTTGCTCGCCGCCGCCGCCCAGAACATCAAAAAAATCGCCCTCGCTCTCACCCCTCGGCATGCTCCGGCCTAA
- a CDS encoding carbonic anhydrase: MITFPKSLLDGYNAFATQRLPAEQNRYRELSVKGQSPETMVIGCCDSRVSPEVIFDAGPGELFVVRNIANLVPTYQPDENAHGVSAALEFAVTVLKVKHMVVLGHAQCGGIRAFIDKIEPLTPGDFIGKWMQMFIKPGEVVEQRDHETMAQFVERIEKAAVFRSLENLMTFPFVRKAVESGQMQLHGAYFGVAEGTLFVLDKASKEFKSARSVV; encoded by the coding sequence ATGATCACATTCCCGAAGTCCTTGCTGGACGGCTACAACGCCTTCGCCACCCAGCGGCTGCCGGCCGAGCAGAACCGCTACCGCGAGCTCTCGGTCAAAGGGCAGTCGCCCGAGACGATGGTGATCGGCTGCTGCGACAGCCGCGTCTCCCCCGAGGTGATCTTCGACGCGGGGCCGGGCGAACTGTTCGTGGTTCGCAACATCGCCAACCTGGTGCCGACCTATCAACCCGACGAGAACGCGCACGGCGTCTCGGCCGCGCTGGAATTTGCGGTGACCGTGTTGAAGGTGAAGCACATGGTCGTGCTCGGCCATGCGCAATGCGGCGGCATCCGCGCCTTCATCGACAAGATCGAACCGCTCACGCCCGGCGACTTCATCGGCAAATGGATGCAGATGTTCATCAAGCCCGGCGAAGTGGTGGAGCAGCGCGACCACGAGACCATGGCGCAATTCGTTGAGCGCATCGAGAAGGCCGCCGTGTTCCGCAGTCTCGAAAACCTGATGACGTTCCCCTTCGTGCGCAAGGCCGTCGAAAGCGGCCAGATGCAGCTGCACGGCGCCTATTTCGGCGTCGCCGAGGGAACGCTGTTCGTGCTGGACAAGGCGAGCAAGGAATTCAAGAGCGCGCGGAGCGTGGTGTAA
- a CDS encoding aspartate-semialdehyde dehydrogenase, which translates to MGYKVAVVGATGNVGREMLNILDERKFPADEVVALASRRSVGVEVSYGDRTLKVKALEHYDFSDVDICLMSAGGTVSKEWSPKIGAAGAVVIDNSSAWRMDPDVPLIVPEVNAAATEGFKKKNIIANPNCSTAQLVVALKPLHDKATIKRVVVSTYQSVSGAGKDAMDELFSQTKAVYTNDELVAKKFPKRIAFNVIPHIDVFMEDGFTKEEWKMMAETKKILDPKIKLTATCVRVPVFVGHSEAVNIEFENPITADDAREILRKAPGCLVIDKQEPGGYATPYEAAGEDATYISRIREDATVENGLVLWCVSDNLRKGAALNAIQIAEVLINRKLIAAKKQAA; encoded by the coding sequence ATGGGTTACAAAGTCGCAGTCGTCGGCGCGACCGGCAATGTCGGACGGGAAATGCTCAACATCCTGGATGAGCGCAAATTCCCCGCGGACGAGGTCGTGGCCCTGGCGTCACGTCGCAGCGTCGGCGTCGAGGTCTCCTATGGCGACCGCACCCTGAAGGTCAAAGCGCTCGAGCATTACGATTTCTCCGACGTCGACATCTGCCTGATGTCGGCCGGCGGGACGGTGTCGAAGGAATGGTCGCCGAAGATCGGCGCGGCCGGCGCCGTCGTGATCGACAATTCCTCGGCCTGGCGCATGGATCCGGACGTGCCGCTGATCGTGCCCGAGGTGAATGCGGCCGCGACCGAAGGCTTCAAGAAGAAGAACATCATCGCCAACCCGAATTGCTCGACCGCGCAGCTCGTGGTCGCGCTCAAGCCGCTGCACGACAAGGCAACCATCAAGCGCGTCGTGGTCTCGACCTATCAATCGGTGTCGGGCGCCGGCAAGGACGCGATGGACGAATTGTTCTCGCAGACCAAGGCCGTTTACACCAATGACGAGCTGGTCGCGAAGAAATTCCCCAAGCGCATCGCCTTCAACGTCATCCCCCACATCGACGTCTTCATGGAAGACGGCTTCACCAAGGAAGAGTGGAAGATGATGGCGGAGACCAAGAAGATCCTCGATCCCAAGATCAAGCTCACCGCCACCTGTGTGCGCGTGCCTGTGTTCGTCGGTCATTCCGAGGCCGTCAACATCGAGTTCGAGAACCCGATCACGGCGGATGACGCGCGCGAGATCCTGCGCAAGGCGCCCGGCTGCCTCGTCATCGACAAGCAGGAGCCCGGCGGCTACGCGACGCCGTATGAAGCCGCCGGCGAGGACGCCACCTATATCAGCCGCATCCGCGAGGACGCGACGGTCGAGAACGGCCTCGTGCTGTGGTGCGTGTCCGACAATCTGCGGAAGGGCGCGGCGCTCAACGCGATCCAGATCGCGGAAGTGCTGATCAACCGCAAGCTGATAGCTGCGAAGAAGCAGGCGGCGTAA